Genomic DNA from Peribacillus simplex NBRC 15720 = DSM 1321:
ACTCAATAAACGTGAATCCGTAAACGGAATGATCATTCCAATAACGAAAATTGCAAGAATATAGAACAAGAGGATGCGCCAGAAAACGGATCTGATCGCTTTAGGGATATTTTTTTCTGGATCTTCACTTTCACCAGCAGTCACTCCAAGCAATTCCGTTCCTTGGAATGAAAAGCCGGCAGCCATGAATACGCCTAGAATCGTGAAGAACCCTCCGTTAAAGGGACCTTCGCCCATTGTGAAATTGGAAAAACCAATTGGGTCATTCCCACCCATGATTCCGAGAATGATCAGAACACCCGTGATCAAGAAAATGACGACTGTCACGACTTTGATCATGGCAAACCAGAATTCTGTTTCCCCGAAACCTTTAACTGACATGTAATTGATAAGAAACATAGTGATTAACGCAATGGCACTCCAGATAAATGAAGGGCTATCCGGGAACCAGAACTTCATAATTAAGACAACGGCTGCTAATTCAGCGGCAATGGTGATTGCCCAGTTATACCAGTAGTTCCAACCAATCGCAAAACCGAAAGACGGATCGACGAATTTGGATGCATAGACCCGGAACGAACCGGCCACTGGCATGAACGCTGCCATTTCTGCAAGACTTGTCATTAAGTAATAAACCATGATGCCGATGATCGCGTATGCCACCAAGGCACCGCCGGGACCGGCTGAATGAATGGCACCGCCACTTGCTAAAAATAAACCTGTTCCAATCGTTCCACCTAATGAAATCATCATTAAATGACGCGCTTTCAGGCTCCTTTTAAGTTCAGTAGGGCTTGATGCTGATTGTGAATTTGACAATTGATGTTACACTCCTTTTTATTGGAAGGGAACGAAAAATAAAAAAACAGCAGTCGAAAAAGATCGACGGCTGTTTATAATAAACCCGTTTATCCTTCCGAAGATAGCTCCCCACGCTTTTTGAAAAAACGTGACAGTGGTGTTCCTGTTCGGTAACACCGCCAGCAAGAATATACATGGAATATACCCTAACTTCGGCAACTTATCCTTTCAAACGGAGTCTTTAATTTTCCAGAATCTCGTCCGTTTTACTTTTATAAGCTGCAGCCTCTAACTCATCGGTAAATGAGGAAGTATTCAATTTTCTAAAATCGTTGCGCCAGCTTGTAAATGACGTCGGACGATTGTACTCATGAAATTCATGCAATCGCTAGTAGATTGCTAGTAACTGAGTAAACTTTACTATATCAAAATTATAAAATAACTTCTAGGATATCGCAATGATTATTTTGTGTGGTTATTTTTTCCTAGTTATTGAATGATGGCAGTAATGAAGAATTCAAATGTCGATATACTAAAATAAAGCATCCTGATAA
This window encodes:
- a CDS encoding amino acid permease is translated as MSNSQSASSPTELKRSLKARHLMMISLGGTIGTGLFLASGGAIHSAGPGGALVAYAIIGIMVYYLMTSLAEMAAFMPVAGSFRVYASKFVDPSFGFAIGWNYWYNWAITIAAELAAVVLIMKFWFPDSPSFIWSAIALITMFLINYMSVKGFGETEFWFAMIKVVTVVIFLITGVLIILGIMGGNDPIGFSNFTMGEGPFNGGFFTILGVFMAAGFSFQGTELLGVTAGESEDPEKNIPKAIRSVFWRILLFYILAIFVIGMIIPFTDSRLLSQDVAVSPFTLVFERAGLAFAASIMNAIILSSVLSAGNSGMYASTRMLWDLARDGKAPKFLGKLDKRGVPVNALIVTSLVGCVAFLASFFGDGVVYIWLLNASGMAGFVTWVGIAIAHYRFRKAYAAQGLDMNALPYRAKGFPFGPIFALVLCIIIIIGQGYQAFSSDGIDWNSMFVSYIGLILFFVLWFGYKIKHKTKIIPLEECDLKSK